In Pseudomonas sp. ADAK2, the genomic window GTCAGCGCATAGCGCCGTGCCGCACGCTCGCCGATGGCTTGCACCACGAACGGGCTGATCACCGCTGGCGCCAGGCCGATGCGCACTTCCGACATACAGAACTGCGCGTCATCGGCGCCAATCGCCATGTCGCAGCAACTGATCAGGCCCAACGCGCCGCCATACGCCGCGCCTTGCACCACGGCCAGGGTCGGGATTTTCAGCTTGGCGAGGTTGTACATCAGCTCCGCCAGTTCCCGGGCGTCGTCGAGGTTGGTGTGGTAATCGAGCTCGGCCGATTGCTGCATCCAGGCCAGGTCGGCGCCGGCGCTGAAATGCTTGCCGCGTCCGCGCACCAACAGGAATCTCAGGCTGGCGTCGCCCGAGACTTTGTCCAGAGCGAGGATCAGTTCGCGGATCATTTCGGCGTTGAACGCATTGTTCTTCGCTTCACGGCTGAGCCACAGGGTCGCGAAACCCCGCGGGTCGGTCAGCAGTTCGAGGGTGTTGAAGTCACTCATCATTTTCTCCCGATCACATCCGGAACACGCCGAAGCGGCTCGGTTCGATTGGTGCGTTCAGCGACGCGGACAAAGCCAGGGCCAGGACATCCCGGGTCTGCGCCGGGTCGATGACGCCGTCGTCCCACAGTCGCGCGCTGGAGTAGTAGGGGTGACCCTGCTCTTCGTATTGATCGAGGATCGGCTGCTTGATCTCGGCTTCCTGTTCGGCGCTGAAGGCCTGGCCACTGCGTTCAGCCTGTTCGCGCTTGACCTGCACCAGTACGCCGGCGGCCTGTTCGGCGCCCATCACGCCGATGCGCGCATTCGGCCACATCCACAGGAAACGCGGATCGTAGGCCCGCCCGCACATCCCATAGTTACCGGCACCGAAGCTGCCACCGATGATTACGGTGAATTTTGGCACCTTGGCGCACGCCACGGCGGTTACCAGTTTGGCGCCGTGCTTGGCGATGCCGCCGGCCTCGTATTTCTGGCCGACCATGAAGCCGGTGATGTTCTGCAGGAACAGCAACGGGATGCCGCGCTGGCAGGCTAGTTCGATAAAGTGCGCGCCTTTCTGCGCGGCTTCGGCGAACAGGATGCCGTTGTTGGCAAGGATCGCGATCGGGTAACCGTGCAGGTGGGCAAAGCCGCAGACCAGCGTGGTCCCGAATAACGCTTTGAATTCGTCGAACACCGAACCGTCGACCAATCGCGCAATCACTTCGCGCACATCAAACGGCTGCTTGGCGTCGGCCGAAACCACGCCATATAACTCGTCGCTGCCGTACAGCGGCGCAATCGGCGCACGTTGTTGCAGTTCGCCGAGCTTGCGCCAGTTGAGGTTGGCGATGCTGCGTCGGGCAATGGCCAGGGCGTGTTCATCGCTCTCGGCGTAATGGTCGGCGACTCCGGAAATCTTGCAGTGCACATCGGCCCCGCCAAGGTCTTCGGCGCTGACCACTTCACCGGTGGCGGCTTTCACCAGCGGTGGGCCGGCGAGGAAAATCGTCGCTTGATTGCGCACCATAATCGCTTCATCGGCCATCGCCGGTACGTAAGCGCCGCCAGCGGTGCACGAGCCCATGACCACGGCAATCTGCGGAATGCCCATGGCGCTCATGTTGGCCTGGTTGAAGAAGATCCGCCCGAAGTGCTCGCGGTCCGGGAACACTTCATCCTGACGCGGCAAGTTGGCGCCGCCGGAGTCCACCAGGTAGATGCAGGGCAAGCGGTTCTGCTGGGCGATAGTTTGGGCGCGCAGGTGTTTTTTCACGGTCAGCGGGTAGTACGAGCCACCTTTCACTGTGGCATCGTTGGCGACGATCATGCATTCGACGCCTTCCACGCGGCCGATCCCGGCAATCACGCCCGCCGCAGGCACGTCTTCGCCGTACACCGCGTAAGCCGCGAGTTGGCTGATTTCCAGGAATGGCGAGCCCGGATCGAGCAAACGATTGATCCGCTCGCGAGGCAACAGTTTGCCCCGCGACGTGTGGCGTTCTTGCGCCTTCGGACCGCCACCTTGCTGCACTTGGGCGAGCAAGGTGTGCAGGGCGTCGACCTGGGTGAGCATCGCCGCGCTGTTGGCGGCGAACTCCGCCGAACGGGGGTTGAGCTGGGTATGCAGGATAGCCATGGACAGCTCCGTTTAGCGGGTTTCGTTGAACAGTTCGCGACCGATCAACATGCGACGAATCTCACTGGTGCCAGCGCCGATTTCGTACAGCTTGGCGTCACGCAGCAGACGACCGGCCGGGAATTCGTTGATGTAGCCGTTGCCGCCGAGAATCTGGATCGCGTCGAGGGCCATTTGCGTGGCGCGTTCGGCGCTGTAGAGGATCACGCCCGCCGCATCCTTGCGCGTGGTTTCGCCGCGCTCGCAGGCCTGGGCCACCGCGTAGAGATAGGCGCGACTGGCGTTGAGCTGGGTGTACATGTCAGCGACTTTGCCCTGGATCAGCTGGAATTCGCCGATGCTTTGGCCGAACTGTTTGCGGTCGTGGATGTACGGCACGATCAGGTCCATGCACGACTGCATGATCCCGGTAGGGCCGCCCGAGAGCACGACACGCTCGTAATCGAGGCCGCTCATCAGCACTTTCACGCCGCCGTTGAGCACGCCGAGGATGTTTTCTTCCGGCACTTCGACGTCATCGAAGAACAGCTCGCAAGTGTTGGAACCGCGCATGCCGAGCTTGTCGAACTTGTTGCTGCGGCTGAAGCCTTTGGAGTCGCGTTCGACGATAAATGCGGTGATGCCGTGGGGGCCTTTTTCCAGGTCGGTCTTGGCGTAGATCACGTAGGTGTTGGCGTCGGGGCCGTTGGTGATCCAGGTTTTGCTGCCGTTAAGAACGTAGTGATCGCCGCGCTTGTCGGCGCGCAATTTCATCGAGACCACGTCGGAACCGGCATTCGGCTCGCTCATGGCCAAGGCGCCGATGTGCTCGCCGCTGATCAGTTTCGGCAGGTATTTGCTTTTCTGTTCGTGATTGCCGTTGCGGTTGATCTGGTTGACGCAAAGGTTGGAATGCGCGCCGTAGGACAACGCCACCGAGGCCGAGCCACGGCTGATTTCTTCCATGATCACTACGTGCGCCAGGTAACCCAGGCCAGCGCCGCCGTACTCTTCCGGCACGGTGACGCCAAGCAGGCCCATGTCACCGAATTTGCGCCACAGGTCCGCGGGGAACAGGTTGTCGATGTCGATCTGGGCCGCGCGCGGGGCGATCTCCTTGGCGACGAAGGACTGAACCTGATCGCGTAGCATGTCGATGGTTTCACCGAGGGCGAAGTTCAGGGATGGGTAGCTCATGGGTCACCTTTTGGCTTTTTTGTAGGGTAGGGAGGGCAGTGATTCGGCTCTCACCTTTACGTTAACGTAAGCCTGTGACGAATGGCTGTCAATCACCCTTTACGTTAACGTCAACTTGAGCGAGAGTAGGGCCACATTTTCTGTATCAACCCACTAATAAAGACAATAGGGGTCGTCATGGATCAACCCAGTGCAAACCCGCAGCGCAGCTATACCCGCGGTTCCCAGGACAAAGCCTTACTGGCGATGACCATCGGCGAGAAGTTCGATCAGACGGTCGCGCAATACCCGGACGGAGAAGCGCTGGTCGTGCGCCATCAACAGCTGCGCTACACCTGGCAGCAACTGGCCGACGCCGTGGACCTGCACGCCCGGGCATTGCTGGCGCTGGGCTTGCAGGCCGGCGACCGCCTCGGCATCTGGGCACCGAACTGCGCGCAGTGGTGCATCAGCCAGTTCGCCAGCGCGAAGATCGGCGTGATCCTGGTCAACATCAACCCGGCCTATCGCAGCTCCGAACTCGAATACGTACTGAAGCAGTCCGGCTGCCAATGGCTGGTCTGCGCCGGGGCCTTCAAAACCTCCGATTACCACGGAATGCTGCAAGGCCTGGCGCCTGAATTGGCCGAACAATCCATCGGCCAACTGCAAAGCGAACGCCTGCCGGACCTGCGTGGCGTCATCAGCCTCGACGCACAGCCGCCATCGGGTTTCCTGCCGTGGTCGCAACTGGCCGATCTGGCGGCCAGCGTCTCGGTCGAACAGCTGGACGAACGCCAGCACAGCCTGCATTTCGACCAGCCGGTAAACATCCAGTACACCTCCGGCACCACCGGTTTCCCCAAGGGCGCGACCCTCAGTCACTACAACATTCTCAACAACGGTTACATGGTCGGCGGA contains:
- a CDS encoding gamma-carboxygeranoyl-CoA hydratase; amino-acid sequence: MSDFNTLELLTDPRGFATLWLSREAKNNAFNAEMIRELILALDKVSGDASLRFLLVRGRGKHFSAGADLAWMQQSAELDYHTNLDDARELAELMYNLAKLKIPTLAVVQGAAYGGALGLISCCDMAIGADDAQFCMSEVRIGLAPAVISPFVVQAIGERAARRYALTAERFGGQRAREIGLLSESYPIAELEQKVEQWIDNLLLNSPAAMRASKDLLREVGHGALTPALRRYTENAIARIRVSPEGQEGLRAFLQKRPPNWQAETTKEPR
- a CDS encoding carboxyl transferase domain-containing protein, whose amino-acid sequence is MAILHTQLNPRSAEFAANSAAMLTQVDALHTLLAQVQQGGGPKAQERHTSRGKLLPRERINRLLDPGSPFLEISQLAAYAVYGEDVPAAGVIAGIGRVEGVECMIVANDATVKGGSYYPLTVKKHLRAQTIAQQNRLPCIYLVDSGGANLPRQDEVFPDREHFGRIFFNQANMSAMGIPQIAVVMGSCTAGGAYVPAMADEAIMVRNQATIFLAGPPLVKAATGEVVSAEDLGGADVHCKISGVADHYAESDEHALAIARRSIANLNWRKLGELQQRAPIAPLYGSDELYGVVSADAKQPFDVREVIARLVDGSVFDEFKALFGTTLVCGFAHLHGYPIAILANNGILFAEAAQKGAHFIELACQRGIPLLFLQNITGFMVGQKYEAGGIAKHGAKLVTAVACAKVPKFTVIIGGSFGAGNYGMCGRAYDPRFLWMWPNARIGVMGAEQAAGVLVQVKREQAERSGQAFSAEQEAEIKQPILDQYEEQGHPYYSSARLWDDGVIDPAQTRDVLALALSASLNAPIEPSRFGVFRM
- a CDS encoding isovaleryl-CoA dehydrogenase gives rise to the protein MSYPSLNFALGETIDMLRDQVQSFVAKEIAPRAAQIDIDNLFPADLWRKFGDMGLLGVTVPEEYGGAGLGYLAHVVIMEEISRGSASVALSYGAHSNLCVNQINRNGNHEQKSKYLPKLISGEHIGALAMSEPNAGSDVVSMKLRADKRGDHYVLNGSKTWITNGPDANTYVIYAKTDLEKGPHGITAFIVERDSKGFSRSNKFDKLGMRGSNTCELFFDDVEVPEENILGVLNGGVKVLMSGLDYERVVLSGGPTGIMQSCMDLIVPYIHDRKQFGQSIGEFQLIQGKVADMYTQLNASRAYLYAVAQACERGETTRKDAAGVILYSAERATQMALDAIQILGGNGYINEFPAGRLLRDAKLYEIGAGTSEIRRMLIGRELFNETR